The genomic region aataactaaagaaacataacgtaaatgcacgagaacaagccatttaagtcgcatgaatatgctcctatcactattctatcatccattcattccatttcatcaatttcatatttacattatgttttaatttacaatctgtacatttaatttaatttcgtataaacctaaatccccttttactttaatgtcaaattagttagaaatcaatttagtttgtgtttttaagagtcttgagtcaagttacaacttaatttcgtccaaatttgtgtttatactcaaaactgcccagaaagtggtttttaggcagatttgagtgtgtttgtgctgttttgagtcttttagtttgtttgagtgttttaaagtttagttttgcattctttgagtctagtttagtgttttatattgtgtttttacgtttttgagtcaaatccaagtgattaacaatccttcctaatcccccgtccagaacgatccctacttatacttatactacaattgacaaaaaaagggtttaatttgtgtgcgtataaatctcgcatcaccagTGGCGTTAAAACCACCGCtagaagagctagaactagtgCCACCCCTCTTAAAGTTCTGGGTCCTACGAGGTTCGAGCGACGCCTGACCCTTGCCCTTATCATCTTTCCTCTGGTTACCATCTTTCTATTCCTCCCCATTCTCGTTGCGCATGTTTTCTGAATCCTCAATtctcaacagaatctcataaaactcctaGTAGGTGTCACACGGGGTAATGgtcgccatcgaacgccacttcttcttagtgcctAAACGGAAACAACAAAGCATATCCGCCAGATTGCCAGCAACATCTGGATGATAGCGAGACAGATCAGTAAACCTCCGGTAGTACTCGTTTGCTGTCAACTTCCCCTGtctcaactcagtgaattcctgctttttgcggtcaatatactcaggaggcacaaaTCTTCTCTTGAACAGCTCTCTAAATACATCAAAATCAGTCCTTTCCACTGAAGATAAATGACGAacctcctgctcccaccaggatgcagaatccttacccaaaaaccacgatgtcgtctcaacccacttctcaaaagggagattcccctgattatgcagaaCACGAAAGGTCTTCTCAATATGTTCTAGCCACCGCTCCACACCCTCAAAGCTCTCATGGCCCTCGAATTTATCCAACTTtagattatacatagtctccagaggagtcatCTGGGAAGGGCGAAGCGCCGACTAAATAGCTGTAGCGATAGCTTCCCCCAGCTGAGctacatcggggaaactaggctcagcagagcgacgtggttcccgacgagtcggcataattctgacagaagacaccaaaaccattagaatgctcacaaaagtacaggactgccaaacctaggctctgataccaaaaactgacacaccccgaccgagatcagggtatgctggccgtcacgtggaagtgacgtaaccatgttcACAGTGTAGAAGCTAAtacataataataaaagtacgaataaataaaaaccagctatacacCAAGTAAGAAcctacatgtgcaagcgtaagtgtgaaaacaaagttcagagcacgaagacctaatgcagtcagggagaaacaacactacataaacacacccaaaggtggtcctacactggtgataatctgtcagatatgccgggaaaaatcctctggggagccaccacaagtgctagccaactagaacctggaagggcgcaaaacagaaagcgtgagtgggcaaaaacaaagcttttcaaaaccatttcataaacaaagttctaacccctcgccgtaaaacctgtatacttcccagaaaaatagaatatgtacatatatataagtcatgctcggaaatatgccatgtcaaatgcctctaaatagaatgcaagtgctcaggaaatgtcaaatcaatgccatgaaatctatcagctggagtcacctaacgtgacctatacctgcacacgagtcggaaccacctaaagtggtatgtacgacaggactgggtgtataataagtacgctcaaaagctacgatcacgtgaagcctgggcgaataatcgctggtcacctacgagtcggaaccacctaaagtggtctgtatgataggactgtgcacctaacttggatctaagatgagcgtgtggtgcgggaggtgaacatcacgtgaaggactgtgcccaactctgggcgtaAGCACTGACACCGGGGGtgtaggttatgagctctctatgcatctcaaatcactactgaacataaacataaaccattacttacctggcacttacctgtgcgtctgcagcaccaacatacatatatatatatatatatatatgctactaataatgcata from Pyrus communis chromosome 9, drPyrComm1.1, whole genome shotgun sequence harbors:
- the LOC137744445 gene encoding uncharacterized protein — encoded protein: MTPLETMYNLKLDKFEGHESFEGVERWLEHIEKTFRVLHNQGNLPFEKWVETTSWFLGKDSASWWEQEVRHLSSVERTDFDVFRELFKRRFVPPEYIDRKKQEFTELRQGKLTANEYYRRFTDLSRYHPDVAGNLADMLCCFRLGTKKKWRSMATITPCDTY